A genomic window from Hyla sarda isolate aHylSar1 chromosome 10, aHylSar1.hap1, whole genome shotgun sequence includes:
- the LOC130294063 gene encoding C-type natriuretic peptide 1-like: MAQPWKEARKTKSREMDNKRSAFLGLMMILIFCEEQARAKPMSSLQSLSRLLEDNFDRSYGSDEGDHGELVPTDPQDQLNPDNQWNKNRADQMNEITLEQLLGDPAGTSRRLRRKKGFNRGCFGVKLDRIGSLSGLGC, encoded by the exons ATGGCACAACCCTGGAAGGAAGCGAGGAAGACGAAGAGCAGGGAGATGGATAACAAGCGCAGCGCCTTCCTGGGATTAATGATGATCCTCATCTTCTGCGAGGAGCAGGCGAGAGCCAAACCGATGAGCAGCCTGCAG AGTTTGTCCAGGTTACTGGAGGACAACTTTGACCGCTCCTATGGGTCCGATGAAGGTGACCATGGGGAGTTGGTACCTACCGACCCACAGGACCAGCTGAACCCCGACAACCAGTGGAACAAAAACAGGGCTGACCAGATGAATGAGATCACCCTGGAGCAGCTGCTCGGTGACCCGGCGGGCACCTCCAGAAGACTGcggaggaagaagggcttcaatAGGGGGTGCTTCGGGGTGAAGCTGGACAGGATCGGGTCACTCAGTGGTCTGGGCTGCTAA